The following coding sequences lie in one Pelecanus crispus isolate bPelCri1 chromosome 9, bPelCri1.pri, whole genome shotgun sequence genomic window:
- the TMEM207 gene encoding transmembrane protein 207, with the protein MQRPGTLCFTSWITGTGVLCLTFFQLADSESDCELGERCVGQSDENFSSWYVWFLMLFFLALLLSCGICCCLQCWLKRRSCLPHRSTLAVFALSSSDAFCASEAPQCPFSGSPSPCMTAEMSSPAPQFSLGGTELPPSYEDIMKENKL; encoded by the exons ATGCAGAGACCTGGAACTTTGTGTTTCACTTCATGGATCACAGGAACTGGAGTTCTGTGTTTAACCTTCTTCCAG TTAGCAGACTCTGAGTCGGACTGTGAGCTTGGCGAGAG GTGTGTCGGGCAGAGCGATGAAAACTTTAGCAGCTGGTATGTGTG GTTCCTGATGTTGTTTTTCCTGGCCTTGCTCCTGTCCTGCGggatctgctgctgcctgcagtgctggctGAAACGGCGGAGTTGCCTCCCCCACCGAAGCACCCTGGCTGTCTTTGCACTTAGCAGCTCGGATGCCTTTTGCG caaGTGAAGCACCTCAATGCCCATTCTCTGGATCTCCAAGCCCCTGCATGACTGCGGAGATGtcttctcctgccccacagtTCAGCCTTGGGGGAACTGAGTTGCCTCCATCCTATGAGGATATTATGAAGGAAAACAAGCTCTAG